A region from the Corylus avellana chromosome ca7, CavTom2PMs-1.0 genome encodes:
- the LOC132187248 gene encoding cytochrome P450 704C1-like has translation MVIEQQLPSSIVISLMTHMDFFSNPIFFTALALIASLLALHILTRKLNKDQRKKKYHPIAGTSFHQLLNFNRLHHYMTDLAGKHRTYRLLTPSRNEIYTADPANVEYILKTNFQNYGKGWYNYIILKDLLGDGIFTVDGDKWRQQRKISSHEFSTKVLRDFSSLIFRKNAAKLANMVSEAATSNQIIDIQDLLMKSTLDSLFQVAFGTELDSMCGSNEEGKSFGNAFDDSSAMILWRYVDIFWRIKKFLNIGSEAALNRSTKIVNDFVFKLIHSKMEQMKNSKDESSMKREDILSRFLQVTENDPTYLRDIILNFIIAGKDTTATTLSWFIHMLCKHPAVQEKIAKEVKEATKKKEFTNYAEFAASMSEEALEKMHYLHAAITETLRLYPAVPVDAKICFSDDTLPDGYSVNKGDMVSYQPYAMGRMKFIWGDDAEVFRPERWLDKDGIFQPESPFKFTAFQAGPRICLGKEFAYREMKIFSAVMVGCFQFKMSDENKIVNYRTMINLHIDGGLEVRAFHRNGN, from the exons ATGGTCATTGAGCAGCAGCTTCCCTCTTCAATTGTCATTTCTCTCATGACCCACATGGATTTTTTCTCTAATCCCATCTTCTTTACTGCTCTGGCTCTTATCGCATCCCTTCTAGCTCTCCATATCCTAACTCGGAAACTGAACAAAGAtcagagaaagaagaaataccACCCCATTGCCGGCACCTCATTTCACCAGCTCCTCAACTTCAACAGATTGCACCACTATATGACTGATCTTGCCGGCAAGCACCGGACCTACAGGCTCCTCACTCCCTCTAGGAACGAGATTTACACCGCCGACCCGGCAAATGTCGAGTATATACTCAAAACTAACTTTCAGAATTATGGCAAG GGATGGTATAACTATATCATTCTGAAGGACCTTCTAGGCGATGGCATTTTCACAGTTGATGGTGACAAGTGGCGCCAGCAGAGAAAGATATCAAGCCATGAGTTCTCCACAAAGGTTTTAAGGGACTTTAGCAGTTTGATTTTCAGAAAGAATGCAGCAAAACTTGCTAATATGGTGTCTGAAGCAGCAACTTCAAACCAGATAATAGATATCCAA GATCTGTTGATGAAATCAACCCTGGATTCACTGTTCCAAGTTGCATTTGGAACCGAATTGGACAGCATGTGTGGATCAAATGAAGAAGGCAAGAGTTTCGGAAATGCTTTCGATGACTCTAGCGCGATGATCCTTTGGCGTTATGTTGATATATTCTGGAGAATCAAGAAGTTTCTGAACATTGGATCAGAAGCTGCCTTAAACAGAAGTACCAAAATTGTTAATGATTTCGTGTTTAAGCTAATACACAGCAAGATGGAGCAAATGAAGAACTCAAAGGATGAATCTTCA ATGAAAAGAGAAGACATTCTATCAAGGTTTCTGCAAGTGACTGAGAATGACCCAACATACTTAAGGGATATAATTCTTAACTTCATAATAGCTGGGAAAGATACAACAGCAACCACACTGTCTTGGTTTATTCACATGCTCTGCAAGCATCCTGCTGTGCAAGAAAAAATAGCAAAAGAAGTGAAGGAAGCcaccaaaaagaaagagttcACAAACTATGCTGAGTTTGCAGCCAGTATGAGTGAAGAAGCTTTAGAAAAGATGCATTATCTCCATGCCGCGATCACTGAAACTCTCAGACTCTATCCTGCAGTTCCAGTG GATGCAAAGATTTGCTTTTCTGATGATACTCTGCCAGATGGATACAGTGTGAACAAAGGAGATATGGTATCTTATCAACCTTATGCAATGGGCAGGATGAAGTTCATATGGGGTGATGATGCAGAGGTATTCAGACCAGAGAGATGGCTAGACAAGGATGGAATTTTCCAGCCAGAGAGCCCTTTCAAGTTTACAGCCTTCCAG GCCGGCCCGCGAATTTGTCTGGGAAAGGAGTTTGCCTATAGGGAGATGAAGATCTTCTCAGCTGTTATGGTAGGCTGTTTTCAGTTCAAAATGAGTGACGAGAACAAAATTGTCAATTACAGGACAATGATCAATCTTCACATAGATGGAGGTCTTGAAGTTCGTGCCTTCCACAGAAATGGAAATTAG
- the LOC132187470 gene encoding cytochrome P450 704C1-like has translation MDIISITLTMIASSLIFLFLAISLLMLRIFTGKSIKNSNYPPVNGTVFNQLLYFNRLYDYQTETAKNLPTFRQLTPQSSEIYTTDVRNIEHILKTNFDKYSKGEHNQDIMRDLFGQGIFVVDGDRWRQQRKLASFEFSTRVLRDFSCSVFRRNAAKLVAAVSELSDAGLPFDMQDILMRCTLDSIFKVGFGVELECLEGSSTEGSRFMKAFDDSNALVYWRYVDPLWKLKRFLNIGSEALLKKNIKIIDDFVHGLIRTKRKLLAVQRECNEKEDILSRFLVESTRNPEKMDDQYLRDIILSFMIAGKDTSANTVSWFIYMLCKNPLIQEKIAQEVRDSVDDGANVDEFMANITDATLDRMHYLHAALTETLRLYPAAPLDGRCSDMDDILPDGYRVKKGDGVYYLAYAMGRMPYIWGGDAEEFRPERWLKNGIFQPESPFKFIAFHAGPRICLGKEFAYRQMKIVSIALLRFFRFKLADETKNVTYRTMFTLHIHGGLHVCAISRAGS, from the exons ATGGACATCATCTCGATCACGTTGACCATGATAGCTTCTTCACTAATCTTTCTTTTCCTAGCTATCTCTCTTCTCATGCTGAGAATCTTCACTGGAAAATCCATAAAGAACTCGAACTACCCACCGGTGAATGGCACGGTCTTCAACCAGCTCCTCTACTTCAACAGACTCTATGACTACCAGACGGAAACTGCCAAGAACCTGCCAACCTTCCGGCAGCTGACTCCGCAATCAAGCGAGATATACACGACCGACGTGCGAAACATCGAGCATATACTGAAAACCAATTTCGACAAGTACTCGAAAGGTGAGCATAACCAGGATATTATGCGTGATCTTTTTGGGCAGGGGATATTCGTAGTGGACGGCGACAGGTGGCGGCAGCAGAGGAAGCTTGCGAGCTTCGAGTTCTCAACGAGAGTTCTTAGAGATTTTAGCTGCTCTGTGTTTCGAAGAAATGCTGCCAAGTTGGTCGCAGCTGTTTCCGAGTTATCGGATGCCGGTTTGCCTTTTGACATGCAG GACATTCTAATGAGATGCACATTAGATTCCATATTCAAAGTTGGGTTTGGGGTAGAATTGGAGTGCTTGGAGGGATCAAGTACGGAGGGAAGCAGGTTCATGAAGGCCTTTGATGATTCTAACGCTTTGGTGTATTGGCGCTATGTCGATCCACTCTGGAAGCTTAAGAGGTTTCTCAACATTGGCTCTGAAGCTCTCCTTAAGAAGAACATTAAAATCATCGACGATTTTGTGCATGGACTGATTAGGACCAAGAGGAAACTGCTAGCTGTGCAACGAGAATGC AATGAGAAGGAGGACATACTTTCGAGGTTTCTGGTGGAGAGCACAAGAAATCCAGAGAAAATGGATGATCAATATCTAAGGGacataattttgagttttatgaTAGCCGGAAAAGATACAAGTGCAAACACAGTCTCCTGGTTCATCTACATGCTCTGCAAGAACCCTCTGATACAGGAAAAAATTGCACAAGAAGTGAGAGATAGTGTAGACGATGGAGCAAACGTTGATGAGTTCATGGCAAATATAACTGATGCAACACTAGATCGTATGCATTATCTTCACGCAGCATTGACTGAGACCTTGAGGCTATACCCTGCAGCTCCCCtg GATGGGAGGTGTTCGGATATGGATGACATTCTTCCTGATGGCTATAGAGTGAAGAAAGGGGATGGGGTATACTACTTGGCCTATGCCATGGGCAGGATGCCTTATATTTGGGGAGGAGATGCTGAGGAGTTCCGGCCAGAAAGATGGCTAAAAAATGGGATCTTTCAACCCGAATCACCGTTCAAATTCATAGCCTTTCAC GCTGGTCCTCGAATTTGTCTGGGAAAGGAGTTTGCTTACAGGCAGATGAAAATAGTTTCAATTGCTCTTCTCCGGTTCTTCCGTTTTAAATTAGCCGATGAAACCAAAAATGTAACTTACAGGACAATGTTCACACTTCACATTCATGGAGGCCTCCATGTTTGTGCAATTTCTAGGGCCGGATCATAA
- the LOC132188523 gene encoding small ribosomal subunit protein eS1y produces the protein MAVGKNKRISKGKKGGKKKAADPFAKKDWYDIKAPSVFAVKNVGKTLVTRTQGTKIASEGLKHRVFEISMADLQDDEDHAYRKIRLRAEDVQGRNVLTNFWGMDFTTDKLRSLVRKWQTMIEAHVDVKTTDNYSLRMFCIGFTKRRQNQVKRTSYAQSSQIRQIRRKMREIMINQASSCDLKELVRKFIPESIGKEIEKATTGIYPLQNVFIRKVKILKAPKFDLGKLMEVHGDYSDDVGVKVERPADETMAEVPAEPVGA, from the exons ATGGCAGTGGG AAAAAACAAGAGGATTTCCAAGGGGAAGAAGGGAGGCAAGAAGAAGGC GGCTGATCCGTTCGCCAAGAAGGACTGGTATGATATCAAGGCACCTTCAGTGTTCGCTGTGAAAAACGTTGGCAAAACCCTCGTTACTCGCACCCAGGGTACCaag ATTGCATCAGAAGGACTCAAACATAGAGTCTTTGAGATATCAATGGCTGACCTTCAGGATGATGAGGATCATGCTTACAGAAAGATCAGATTGAGAGCTGAAGATGTTCAAGGGAGGAATGTGCTGACAAATTTCTGG GGAATGGATTTTACAACAGACAAGTTGAGGTCTTTGGTAAGGAAATGGCAGACTATGATTGAAGCTCATGTGGATGTGAAGACTACTGACAATTACAGTTTGAGGATGTTCTGCATTGGATTCACTAAGAGGCGTCAAAACCAGGTCAAGAGGACCAGTTATGCCCAATCTAGCCAAATTAGACAG aTCCGTCGCAAGATGAGGGAGATAATGATCAACCAGGCATCATCTTGTGATCTGAAGGAGTTGGTTCGCAAGTTTATTCCTGAGTCAATTGGCAAAGAGATTGAGAAGGCAACTACAGGCATCTATCCTCTACAAAATGTCTTCATCCGGAAAGTCAAGATCTTGAaagctccaaaatttgatcttGGAAAGTTGATGGAG GTTCATGGTGACTACTCTGATGATGTTGGTGTCAAGGTGGAGAGGCCTGCTGACGAGACAATGGCTGAGGTGCCTGCTGAACCAGTTGGAGCTTGA